Genomic DNA from Streptomyces venezuelae:
AACACCAAGATGATCAAGGTCTTCACGGACGCGGGCTATCAGCAGAAGCGCAGCTTCGAGGACGGCGTCGTACGCCTGGAGTTCGACCTGGAGCCCACCGACCGCTCGCTCGCCGTGCAGCGCGCCCGCGAACAGCGCGCCGAGGGACGGTCCGTGCAGCGGCTCCTCACCCCGGGGTCGGTCGCGGTGATCGGGGTGGGCCGGGTGCCTGGCGGGGTGGGCCGCAGCGTCCTGAACAACCTCCAGGAGTCCGGTTACACCGGGCGTCTGTACGCGGTGAACAGTGCCTTCGTAGAGGACGATCGGGAGGGTGCGGACATCGACGGGGTGCCCGCGCACCGCTCCGTGGCCGACATCGAGGAGCCGGTCGACCTCGCGGTGATCTCCGTGCCCGCCGACCGCGTCCCGCAGGCCGTCGCCGAGTGCGGGGAGCGCGGAGTGCGCGGCCTCGTGGTGCTGTCCGCCGGATACGCGGAGAGCGGCGTCGAGGGGCGCGAGCGGCAGCGCGAACTCGTACGCCAGGCCCGGTCCTACGGCATGCGCATCATCGGCCCGAACGCCTTCGGTGTCATCAACACCTCTCCGGAGACACGGCTCAACGCCTCGCTCGCCCCGCAGTCCCCCGCGCGGGGCCGCATCGGCCTGTTCACCCAGTCCGGCGCCATCGGCATCGCCCTGCTCTCGGGACTGCACCGCCGGGGCGCGGGCCTCTCCACCTTCGTCGGCTCCGGCAACCGCGCGGACGTGTCCGGCAACGACCTCCTCCAGTACTGGTTCGAGGACCCCGACACCGACGTCACGCTGATGTACCTGGAGACGATCGGCAACCCGCGCAAGTTCACCCGCCTCGCACGCCGTTCGGCGACCACCAAGCCGCTGGTCGTCGTCCAGGGCGCCCGGCACAGCGGTATCGCGCCGACCGGCCACGCCGTCCAGGCGACCCGGCTGCCGCACGCCACGGTCTCGGCACTGCTGCGCCAGGCGGGCGTCATCCGCGTCGACACCGTCACCGAGATGGTCGACGCGGGACTCCTGCTCGCGGGCCAGCCGCTGCCGTCCGGTCCCCGCGTGGCCATCCTCGGGAACTCCGAGTCCCTCGGCCTCCTCACGTACGACGCGTGCGTCGCCGACGGGCTGCGGCCGCAGCGGCCCCGCGACCTCACGACCGGGGCCACTCCCGCCGACTTCCGCACCGCGCTCACCGAGGCCCTGTCGGGCGACGGCTGCGACGCGGTGATCGTCAACGCGATCCCCTGGGTGGGGGAGGATGGCGCCACGACCGATCCCGAGACGCTCGCCACGGAGCTGCGCGCGGCGGCGGCCGGCTGCCCGGCGAAGCCGGTGGCCGTCGTGCACGTCGAGCTCGGCGGTCTCGCCGAGGCACTCGCCGCGGCGACCAGTACGGGTCCCGACGCGCCCGCTCCGCCCACCGGCAGGGAGCCGGAGGCACCGGCCGCCGGGGAGCCGCCGGCTCCGGAAACCCAGTCCCCCCAGGCGCCCGCCCCCGACCAGTACCGCATCCCCGCCTACCCCGCCGCCGAGCGCGCCGTCCGCGCCCTCTCCGAAGCCGTCAAGTACGCGCAGTGGCGCCGCGAGGCCGCCGAGCCCGGCCGGGTCCACGAGTACGACGACATCGACGAGCACGGCGCGGCGGCACGCATCGAGGAACTGCTCGCCGCGGACGGCGACCCGCGCGGGCTCACCCTCGCCCCGGCCGACGCCCACGAGCTGCTCGGGCGGTACGGCATCCACGTACGGCCAGCACTTCCCGCGCCCGGCCCCGACGCGGCGGCGGACGCCGCGCGGACCATCGGCTACCCCGTGGCCCTGAAGACCACGGCCCCGCACCTGCGCCACCGCGCCGACCTCGGCGGCGTGCGCCTCGACCTCACCGACGAGGAGCAACTGCGGCGGGCGTACCAGGAGCTGACGGACGCGTTCGGCAAACCCGCCGAGCTGCGGCCCGTCGTGCAGGGCATGGTGCCGCGCGGGGTCGACACCGTGGTCCGCGCGGTCATCGATCCGGCGGCCGGAGCGGTGCTCTCCTTCGGCCTCGCGGGCGCGGCGTCCGAGCTGCTCGGCGACACCGCCCACCGCCTCGTCCCGGTCACCGACCGCGAGGCGGGCTCGCTGATCCGGTCCATCAGGACCGCGCCGCTCCTGTTCGGCTGGCGCGGTTCGGCGCCCGTCGACACCCCTGCCCTCGAAGAACTCCTCCAGCGGGTCTCCCGGCTCGTCGACGACCACCCGGAGGTGGTCGGCGTCTCCCTGGAACCCGTCGTCGTCGCCCAGCGCGGCCTCTCCGTGCTGGACGCCTCCGTGCGGCTCGCGCCCCCGCCCGCCCGCGACGACCTGGGCCCGCGGACCCTTCCCGGCTACTGAGGCGCCCGTGGGGCACCGTGCGCCCCGCGCCGGGCCGTAGGATGGACGGCATGGCAAAGACCGGTACGACGACCCAGGGGCTGCGCGCGGCGATCGAGCGCAGCGGCTACTACCCGGCCCTCGTGGCCGAGGCGGTGGAGGCCGCGATCGGCGGCGAGGCCATCGGGTCCTACCTGGTCCACCAGGAGACGACGTTCGACGCCAACGAAGTGCGCCGGCACGTCACCGTCCTCGTCCTGACCGGCACGCGCTTCATCGTCAGCCACACCGACGAACAGGCGGCGGACAGCACGTCCCCGACGCCGTACGCGACGACCTCCACGGAGTCCGTCAAGATCGGCCGCATCTCCTCGGTCGTGGTCAGCCGCGTCGTCGCCAACCCCGAGAAGTACGTCCCCGGGACGCCGCCCCGCGAGGTCGTCCTGACCATCGGCTGGGGCGCCGTGTCGCGCCTCGACCTGGAGCCTGCCGCCTGCGGCGACCCCAACTGCGAGGCCGACCACGGGTACACGGGCAGCTCGACCGCCGACGACCTCAGCCTGCGCGTCAGCGAGGCGGGCGACGGCCCCGACACCGTGCGGCAGACCCTCGCCTTCGCCCAGGCCCTGTCCGAGGCGACCGCGGACAACGCCCGCTGATGTCCCTTCCTGCCTGGGACGACGTACAACCGCTCGCCCTCGACACCGCTCCCGTGCCCGCGTACGGCACGGGCTCGCTCGCCGACCTGCTGCCCACGCTCGTCGCCCACCAGGGCGTCGACGGCTTCGCGCCCGTCATCCCCGAACTCGCCCCGGCCGACCGGAACTGCGTCTTCCTGATCGACGGCCTCGGCTGGGAGCAGCTCAAGGCGCACCCGGCCGAGGCGCCCTTCATGACGTCGCTGCTGCAGAGTTCGCGCGGTGGCACGGGACGGCCCGTCACCGCGGGCTTCCCCGCCACCACCGCCACCTCGCTCGCCTCCGTCGGCACGGGTCTGCCGCCCGGCGCGCACGGCCTGCCCGGCTACGCGGTCCGCGACCCCGCCACCGGCCAGCTGATGAACCAGCTGCGCTGGAACCCCTGGACCGACCCGCACGCCTGGCAGCCGTACCCCACCGTCTTCCAGCGCGCCCACGACGCGGGCGTGCACACCGCGCAGGTCTCGTCGCCGACCTTCGAGCACACCCCGCTCACCAAGGTCGCACTGAGCGGCGGCACCTTCCGGGGCAGGGCCTCCGGAGAGGACCGCGTGGACCTCGCCGCGAAGCAACTGGCCGCGGGCGACCGTTCCTTGGTCTACACGTACTACGCGGAAGTGGACGGCAAGGGGCACCGCTTCGGCATCGACTCCGACGCCTGGCGCGGCCAGCTCATGTACGTCGACCGGCTCGTCCAGCGCCTCGCCGAGCAGCTCCCGCCGCGCAGCGCCCTGTACGTCACCGCGGACCACGGCATGATCGACATCCCGTTCGACGACGCGTCCCGCATCGACTTCGACGAGGACTGGGAGCTGCGCGCCGGTGTCGCGCTCCTCGGCGGCGAGGGGCGCGCCCGTCACGTGTACGCGGTGCCGGGCGCCGCCAACGACGTCCTGACGGTGTGGCGCGAGGTGCTCGGCGAGCAGTTCTGGGTTGCCGGACGTGACGAGGCGATCGCCGCCGGATGGTTCGGTCCACACATTGATCAACGTGTGTACGACCGCATCGGTGATGTCGTCGCGGCTGCCCATGACGACGTGGCGATCATTGCTTCGGAGCGCGAGCCGAAGGAGTCCGCCCTGGTCGGTATGCACGGCTCCATGACCCCCGTCGAGCAGCTCGTCCCGCTCCTCGAAGTACGCTCCTGAGGGCTCGGCCGGCCCGCATTCCCGTCGCCCGCCTCCCGTCCGCCCGCATCGCGTCCGCCCCGAAAGGTTTTCCACTCCCCATGCCCGAGCTGGTGTTCTTCTCCGGAACGATGGACTGCGGAAAGAGCACGCTGGCTCTGCAGATCGAGCACAACCGTTCCGCGCGCGGACTCCAGGGGATGATCTTCACGCGGGACGACCGCGCGGGCGAGGGCAAGCTCTCCTCCCGGCTCGGTCTCGTGACCGACGCCATCGAGGCGGCGGACGACTTCGACTTCTACGCCCACCTCGTCGACCATCTCTCACAGGGTGGCCGGGCGGACTACGTGATCGCGGACGAGGCGCAGTTCCTGGCGCCGGACCAGATCGACCAGCTCGCCAGGGTCGTCGACGACCTCGGTCTTGACGTCTTCGCCTTCGGCATCACCACGGACTTCCGCTCCAAACTCTTCCCGGGCTCGCAGCGCCTGGTCGAGCTCGCCGACCGTGTCGAGGTGCTTCAGGTCGAGGCCCTCTGCTGGTGCGGCGCACGGGCCACGCACAACGCCCGCACCATAGGTGGCGAGATGGTCGTCGAGGGCGCCCAGGTGGTCGTCGGCGACGTCAATCAGTCGCCGGACGAGGTGGGTTACGAAGTGCTGTGCCGCCGTCACCACCGGCGCAGGACGACGGCGGCGACCGCGCGCGCGGGAGCCCTGTCGCCCGACGTGCTGCCGGTCGACACGGCCGCCGCCCGCGTCTGACTCAGGCGTCAGCCCGTGAGCGTACGAGGGTGAAGGTGGCGCCCTCCGGGTCCGCGACGGTCGCCATCCGGCCGTAGGAGGCCTCCCAGGCGGGTTTGACGACGTGGCCGCCGAGCTCGACGACCCGCTCCACCGCCTCGTCCACGTCGGCGACCTCGAAGTGCGTCATCCAGTGCGGCCCCCGGTCGCGCGGCAGCGCCTGCCCGAGGCCGTGCACGGACGCGACCGCCCGACCGTCCACGTGCAGCGTCACATAGTCGAAGTCCGCCGAGACGACCGCTTCGACGGTGCAGTCGAAGACGTTCTGGTAGAACTTCACGACGCTGCTCGTCTCCAGCGTCAGGAGCTCGTTCCAGGTCGGTGTGCCGGGCCTGCCGACCACCGCGGTGCCCAGGTGCGCCGCCGCCTGCCAGAGCCCGAACACGGCGCCCATCGGGTCCGACGCGATCGCGAGGCGCCCCGCGTCGCCCGCGTCGAGGGGCCCCACGCCGACCGTGCCTCCGCAGTGGCGCACCGCCTCCGCCGTCGCGTCCGCGTCGTCCGTCGCCAGGTAGGTCGTCCAGGCGATGGGCAGATGCCGGTCGGCGGGCAGCCGGCCGATGCCCGCCACCTCGTGGCCGTCGAGCAGGGCCCGCACGTAGGGCCCGAGCTGCTCGGGGCCCGGACGGAATTCCCACCCGAAGAGTGACCCGTAGAACTCCTGGGTCGCGGGCAGGTCGCGCGTCATCAGGCTCACCCAGCAGGGCGTGCCAGGCTTGTGCCGGCCCGTCCCACCGCTGTCCTGCCGCACTTTCCCGAAGGGGTCCGACGAGCTCTGTCCCGACGAGCTCTGTTCGGGGGAGACCCCATTCGCCCGCGCCTCGGTCATCGTCACCCTCTCCTCGGCCGCTGTGTGTCGGCCGCTCGGTTCTCATTCGAATGTGCGTGCGGCAGCCATGCCGCGCTGTCCGGCTTCCCGCCGGTAGATGCCCGATTTCTTGCTTCTCATCCGTGAACACGTGATTGCTGAGCGATGTCCGCGCATCGACAGGGCGTGCATGTTTCCATACGCCCCGTGTTCGGCCGTGTCCGGCGGAGCA
This window encodes:
- a CDS encoding DUF5998 family protein; protein product: MAKTGTTTQGLRAAIERSGYYPALVAEAVEAAIGGEAIGSYLVHQETTFDANEVRRHVTVLVLTGTRFIVSHTDEQAADSTSPTPYATTSTESVKIGRISSVVVSRVVANPEKYVPGTPPREVVLTIGWGAVSRLDLEPAACGDPNCEADHGYTGSSTADDLSLRVSEAGDGPDTVRQTLAFAQALSEATADNAR
- a CDS encoding bifunctional GNAT family N-acetyltransferase/acetate--CoA ligase family protein — protein: MQTPSDQQDRHDYPSHWEADVVLRDGGTARIRPITAEDADRLVSFYEQVSDESKYYRFFAPYPRLSAKDVHRFTHHDQVDRVGLAATVGGEFIATVRYDRIDERGMAASAPADEAEVAFLVQDAHQGRGVASTLLEHIAAVARERGIRRFAAEVLPANTKMIKVFTDAGYQQKRSFEDGVVRLEFDLEPTDRSLAVQRAREQRAEGRSVQRLLTPGSVAVIGVGRVPGGVGRSVLNNLQESGYTGRLYAVNSAFVEDDREGADIDGVPAHRSVADIEEPVDLAVISVPADRVPQAVAECGERGVRGLVVLSAGYAESGVEGRERQRELVRQARSYGMRIIGPNAFGVINTSPETRLNASLAPQSPARGRIGLFTQSGAIGIALLSGLHRRGAGLSTFVGSGNRADVSGNDLLQYWFEDPDTDVTLMYLETIGNPRKFTRLARRSATTKPLVVVQGARHSGIAPTGHAVQATRLPHATVSALLRQAGVIRVDTVTEMVDAGLLLAGQPLPSGPRVAILGNSESLGLLTYDACVADGLRPQRPRDLTTGATPADFRTALTEALSGDGCDAVIVNAIPWVGEDGATTDPETLATELRAAAAGCPAKPVAVVHVELGGLAEALAAATSTGPDAPAPPTGREPEAPAAGEPPAPETQSPQAPAPDQYRIPAYPAAERAVRALSEAVKYAQWRREAAEPGRVHEYDDIDEHGAAARIEELLAADGDPRGLTLAPADAHELLGRYGIHVRPALPAPGPDAAADAARTIGYPVALKTTAPHLRHRADLGGVRLDLTDEEQLRRAYQELTDAFGKPAELRPVVQGMVPRGVDTVVRAVIDPAAGAVLSFGLAGAASELLGDTAHRLVPVTDREAGSLIRSIRTAPLLFGWRGSAPVDTPALEELLQRVSRLVDDHPEVVGVSLEPVVVAQRGLSVLDASVRLAPPPARDDLGPRTLPGY
- a CDS encoding thymidine kinase, with the translated sequence MPELVFFSGTMDCGKSTLALQIEHNRSARGLQGMIFTRDDRAGEGKLSSRLGLVTDAIEAADDFDFYAHLVDHLSQGGRADYVIADEAQFLAPDQIDQLARVVDDLGLDVFAFGITTDFRSKLFPGSQRLVELADRVEVLQVEALCWCGARATHNARTIGGEMVVEGAQVVVGDVNQSPDEVGYEVLCRRHHRRRTTAATARAGALSPDVLPVDTAAARV
- a CDS encoding alkaline phosphatase family protein, which codes for MSLPAWDDVQPLALDTAPVPAYGTGSLADLLPTLVAHQGVDGFAPVIPELAPADRNCVFLIDGLGWEQLKAHPAEAPFMTSLLQSSRGGTGRPVTAGFPATTATSLASVGTGLPPGAHGLPGYAVRDPATGQLMNQLRWNPWTDPHAWQPYPTVFQRAHDAGVHTAQVSSPTFEHTPLTKVALSGGTFRGRASGEDRVDLAAKQLAAGDRSLVYTYYAEVDGKGHRFGIDSDAWRGQLMYVDRLVQRLAEQLPPRSALYVTADHGMIDIPFDDASRIDFDEDWELRAGVALLGGEGRARHVYAVPGAANDVLTVWREVLGEQFWVAGRDEAIAAGWFGPHIDQRVYDRIGDVVAAAHDDVAIIASEREPKESALVGMHGSMTPVEQLVPLLEVRS
- a CDS encoding VOC family protein, which encodes MTRDLPATQEFYGSLFGWEFRPGPEQLGPYVRALLDGHEVAGIGRLPADRHLPIAWTTYLATDDADATAEAVRHCGGTVGVGPLDAGDAGRLAIASDPMGAVFGLWQAAAHLGTAVVGRPGTPTWNELLTLETSSVVKFYQNVFDCTVEAVVSADFDYVTLHVDGRAVASVHGLGQALPRDRGPHWMTHFEVADVDEAVERVVELGGHVVKPAWEASYGRMATVADPEGATFTLVRSRADA